A part of Brassica rapa cultivar Chiifu-401-42 chromosome A05, CAAS_Brap_v3.01, whole genome shotgun sequence genomic DNA contains:
- the LOC103868985 gene encoding uncharacterized protein LOC103868985 has protein sequence MAVKTDMSKAYDRLEWDFIEDVLLQLAFNPTWTNLIMQCIRTVSYSFLINGLAQGLVKPQRGIRQGDPLSPYIFILCSEVLSGLCRKAQEEKRLQGIRVATHCPSINHLFFADDTLFFCRTNPKNVSALLKILSLYETASGQRINPLKSGITFSHQAPLMLKEKIKTELGIEKEGGAGKYLGVPEHFGRKKRDLFTSIVDSIRQRAVRYSTRYLSPAGKMTLLKYVLEAIPNHTMQCFKLPQSLCKRIQSALTRFWWDPKAGDRGMALVAWDTMVKFKSDGGLGFRDIQSFNDALLAKISWRILTSPSCLLARVLAGKYFHDQDFLTVQPPAACSHGWRGILIGRDLLKEHLGWAIGDGQSALAWQDSWLSDLSGAPMGPIPELESSLKVADLLQAQPRNWDEGKINHHFPLISESIRSIKPSKWGGADKRIWRKKASGIYTAKTGYYAALEKNKPDIPVAQEYSHDWIKDLWSVKMAPKLKLLLWKILHDALPVGELLVARQILPTAKCIRCEGSDSILHLFYHCPYAQKVWKLAPYAGDLDALQVSSFEMGWRRALNAAVLPPIGLSDCHLAPWIIASIWSARNLLVFQKREFTAQETITKAICDAKEWKEAQPISTPRCSKPQTPQTPITEVICRSDAAWKKELKAAGLAWTFSDVRNERFFSHSVTCALVISSLVAEGLAMRSAMEQAIDLQLRKVTFESDSLQLVSAIKGSTYFSEIHGILSDIHLLSSYFDVISFRFCHRENLMIEDGLAKQALRGFVPNPV, from the coding sequence ATGGCCGtcaaaacggatatgagtaaggcATATGACCGTCTCGAATGGGATTTTATTGAAGATGTCCTCTTACAACTCGCCTTCAACCCTACTTGGACCAATCTGATAATGCAATGCATAAGAACCGTTTCCTATTCGTTTCTCATCAACGGGTTGGCTCAGGGACTAGTCAAACCGCAAAGAGGCATTAGACAGGGAGATCCCCTCTCACCTTATATCTTCATCTTGTGCAGTGAAGTTTTGTCAGGGCTCTGTCGAAAGGCGCAAGAAGAGAAACGACTGCAAGGCATTCGGGTAGCTACACACTGCCCCAGCATAAATCACCTCTTCTTCGCAGACGATACTCTCTTCTTCTGTAGAACCAACCCAAAAAACGTCTCAGCCCTCCTAAAGATCCTCTCACTATATGAAACAGCCTCAGGACAACGAATCAATCCACTAAAGTCAGGTATAACTTTCTCCCACCAAGCTCCCCTAATGCTCAAAGAAAAGATTAAAACAGAGCTGGGAATTGAGAAAGAGGGAGGGGCAGGGAAGTATCTTGGTGTGCCTGAACATTTTGGCCGGAAAAAACGAGATCTGTTTACTTCCATTGTGGACAGTATCCGTCAAAGGGCGGTTAGATACTCTACAAGATATCTATCTCCTGCGGGCAAGATGACTCTCCTAAAGTATGTACTAGAAGCTATACCAAACCACACTATGCAATGCTTCAAACTGCCGCAATCCCTTTGTAAAAGAATCCAATCTGCTCTTACACGTTTCTGGTGGGATCCGAAGGCAGGAGATCGCGGTATGGCTCTAGTAGCATGGGACACAATGGTGAAATTTAAAAGCGACGGAGGCTTGGGATTTCGGGACATACAAAGTTTCAATGATGCCCTGCTGGCCAAAATTAGCTGGCGCATTCTGACCTCGCCCTCATGTCTTCTGGCTCGGGTACTTGCTGGGAAATACTTCCATGACCAAGACTTCCTCACCGTACAACCCCCAGCAGCATGCTCCCATGGTTGGAGGGGGATACTAATAGGTCGAGATTTGCTTAAAGAACATCTGGGTTGGGCAATTGGTGATGGCCAGAGTGCACTAGCGTGGCAAGACTCCTGGTTATCTGATCTCTCCGGCGCCCCTATGGGACCAATACCTGAACTCGAGTCAAGTCTGAAAGTTGCTGATCTACTCCAAGCACAACCACGGAATTGGGATGAAGGAAAAATTAATCACCACTTTCCGCTTATCTCTGAATCTATCAGGTCTATCAAACCGAGTAAATGGGGAGGTGCTGATAAACGAATCTGGCGCAAGAAAGCTTCAGGAATCTACACTGCAAAAACTGGATACTATGCTGCGCTAGAGAAAAACAAACCAGACATTCCAGTAGCCCAAGAATACTCCCATGATTGGATTAAAGATTTGTGGAGTGTAAAGATGGCACCTAAACTGAAGCTACTCCTATGGAAAATCCTACATGATGCCCTCCCTGTTGGAGAACTCCTGGTTGCAAGACAAATCCTTCCTACTGCTAAATGTATCAGGTGTGAGGGCTCTGATTCAATTCTACACCTATTCTACCATTGCCCCTATGCACAGAAGGTATGGAAATTGGCACCTTATGCGGGAGACCTCGATGCTTTACAAGTATCCTCCTTTGAGATGGGCTGGAGAAGGGCTCTGAATGCTGCTGTCCTCCCTCCTATTGGGCTTAGTGATTGCCATCTTGCTCCATGGATCATTGCTTCTATCTGGTCTGCAAGGAATCTTCTCGTATTTCAAAAACGAGAATTCACAGCTCAGGAAACGATTACAAAAGCCATCTGTGATGCAAAAGAATGGAAGGAAGCCCAACCTATTAGTACACCCAGATGTAGCAAGCCACAGACCCCCCAAACCCCAATAACTGAAGTCATTTGCCGGTCTGATGCGGCTTGGAAGAAGGAGCTTAAAGCTGCGGGTCTCGCGTGGACCTTCAGCGATGTTCGGAATGAGAGATTTTTCTCTCACAGTGTTACTTGTGCGCTTGTGATCTCGTCTCTCGTGGCGGAGGGACTAGCAATGCGTTCGGCGATGGAGCAAGCTATCGACCTACAGCTGAGGAAGGTGACTTTTGAGTCCGACTCTCTGCAACTGGTATCTGCGATCAAGGGATCCACATATTTCTCTGAAATCCATGGAATCCTATCTGATATTCATCTACTCTCGTCGTATTTTGATGTAATTTCCTTTCGATTCTGCCATCGTGAAAACCTTATGATTGAGGATGGTTTAGCTAAGCAAGCCCTAAGAGGGTTTGTACCAAACCCGGTTTAA
- the LOC103868901 gene encoding UV-B-induced protein At3g17800, chloroplastic: MQAIGSYGCLCFKHYHSLSKFLSPPSTSPSLLPQRCHSFCIPKLGSSSNNAENGRGRGVTVRASGEDDNFAPIAPVELESPVGQLLDQILRTHPHLLPVTVDQQLDKLSTENDNLKAEPSSSQDILSKRISEVKDKEKRKTLAEIIYCLVVHRFVEKEITMIPQIKPTSDPAGRIDLWPNQEEKLEVIHSAEAFEMIQSHLSSVLGDRTAVGPLSSIVQISKIKLGKLYAASVMYGYFLRRIDQRYQLERTMNTLPKRPDKTRERYEEPSPPYPLWDPDSLIRIQPEEYDPDEYAIQRNEGESSSYGLRSYVTYLDSDTLQRYATIRSKEAMSLIEKQTQALFGRPDIRILEDGKLDTSNDEVLSLSFSGLAMLVLEAVTFGSFLWDAESYVESKYHFLKA, from the exons atgcaaGCAATCGGCAGCTATGGCTGCCTCTGCTTCAAGCACTACCACTCCCTCTCCAAGTTCCTTTCTCCTCCCTCTACTTCTCCATCGCTTCTTCCTCAG AGATGCCATTCGTTCTGTATCCCCAAGCTTGGAAGTAGCAGCAACAACGCTGAGAACGGGCGAGGAAGAGGCGTGACAGTGAGAGCCTCAGGAGAAGACGACAACTTTGCCCCGATTGCTCCTGTTGAGCTGGAATCTCCTGTGGGACAGCTTCTGGACCAGATTCTTAGGACACATCCTCATCTCTTACCCGTCACTGTCGATCAGCAGCTCGACAAGTTATCCACCGAAAACGATAATCTCAAAGCCGAACCGTCTTCTTCGCAAGACATTCTCTCTAA GAGGATATCTGAAGTTAAGGATAAGGAGAAACGTAAAACATTGGCAGAGATCATTTACTGCTTAGTGGTGCATAGATTTGTGGAGAAAGAAATCACCATGATCCCTCAGATTAAACCAACCTCAGACCCAGCAGGACGGATAGACTTATGGCCAAACCAAGAAGAGAAGCTTGAAGTCATTCACTCTGCGGAAGCCTTTGAGATGATACAGAGTCACCTGTCTTCGGTTCTTGGAGACAGAACAGCAGTAGGTCCGTTAAGCTCCATAGTTCAGATAAGCAAGATCAAACTCGGGAAACTCTATGCTGCTTCTGTCATGTATGGCTACTTCCTAAGAAGAATCGACCAGAGATACCAGCTTGAGAGAACCATGAACACACTTCCCAAACGGCCTGACAAAACCAGGGAACGCTACGAAGAGCCTTCCCCTCCTTACCCGTTATGGGACCCGGATTCTTTGATCCGGATCCAACCAGAGGAATATGATCCTGATGAGTACGCAATACAGAGGAATGAAGGAGAGTCGTCGTCTTACGGGTTGAGATCGTACGTTACGTACTTAGACTCGGATACGCTTCAGAGATACGCCACGATACGGTCTAAAGAAGCCATGTCGCTGATAGAGAAGCAGACCCAGGCGCTCTTTGGGCGACCGGACATAAGGATACTGGAGGACGGTAAGCTGGATACGTCTAACGATGAGGTTCTGTCTCTGAGTTTCTCGGGTCTTGCGATGTTGGTTTTGGAAGCTGTGACCTTTGGATCTTTCTTATGGGACGCAGAGAGCTACGTTGAATCTAAGTACCATTTCCTCAAGGCTTGA
- the LOC103868902 gene encoding F-box/LRR-repeat protein At3g58980-like, protein MWRLFICSKVSVKLLKLKGIISNRMDRISNLPKEVIRRIVSFLSAKEAVFTSILSKKWQNLFTIIPKLLFDDTDEIQGSFSYFVDGVISLPSSTRVNKFYLRCRDRVDPAQYDLINRCLCDVLKRGILDLKLDIGIGRHYYLPFEFFTCKTVVKVELEGRYAAGYSYGKGFVIDVLPENAFLPALDTLTLSVIQFNDLRGCAFKKLLSACPVLKELTIFGMRWQRPKWSGKLCIPTLQRLIIQDFHPSQFTRVTLDTPSLTYFECSDAMPDEYSIFNLDSLVEAKLHLMFTDGQYQYYIPYDGSVSHDHNNSSSTPTNLIKGLGNVEIMEILFQNTFVALYYFREAIPVFENLYHLTIRCDDEEDCMAFLPYLLKKSPNLETLVIDGPLHYNEEQPESVCNCLLGYSFLLSCPIKVLQITDYRGTIGEVDQLKHFIEKLSCLKLVKLHSCDRPDVDKQHLMIPRASSKCKIKVTFSC, encoded by the exons ATGTGGAGGCTTTTCATCTGTAGCAAGGTTAGTGTTAAGTTACTGAAACTGAAAGGAATCATTAGCAATAGGATGGATAGGATTAGTAATCTACCAAAAGAGGTTATCCGCCGCATTGTCTCCTTTCTTTCTGCAAAGGAGGCTGTTTTCACATCTATTCTCTCAAAAAAGTGGCAAAATCTCTTTACCATCATTCCAAAGCTTCTGTTTGATGACACAGACGAGATTCAAGGGAGTTTCTCTTATTTCGTGGATGGAGTAATTTCTCTGCCGTCCAGTACTCGCGTGAATAAGTTCTACCTAAGATGCAGAGATCGTGTTGATCCAGCTCAATATGATCTTATCAACCGTTGTCTATGTGATGTGCTGAAGCGGGGCATCTTGGATCTTAAACTGGACATAGGTATTGGAAGACATTATTATCTGCCCTTTGAGTTTTTCACTTGCAAGACAGTTGTTAAAGTGGAACTGGAGGGTCGTTATGCGGCGGGTTATTCCTATGGGAAGGGTTTTGTTATTGATGTTCTCCCTGAGAATGCTTTTCTACCCGCACTTGATACGCTTACTCTTAGTGTCATTCAGTTCAACGATCTTCGTGGTTGTGCGTTTAAAAAACTTCTTTCTGCTTGCCCTGTACTTAAGGAACTGACAATATTTGGTATGAGGTGGCAACGTCCGAAATGGTCTGGCAAGCTGTGCATTCCAACCCTTCAAAGACTAATTATTCAAGATTTCCATCCTTCTCAGTTTACGAGAGTTACTTTGGATACTCCAAGTCTTACCTATTTTGAGTGCTCTGATGCTATGCCGGATGAGTATTCAATTTTTAATCTTGACTCCCTTGTTGAAGCTAAGCTCCATCTTATGTTCACTGACGGTCAGTACCAGTACTACATACCCTACGATGGATCTGTAAGTCATGATCACAATAATTCTTCTAGCACTCCAACAAATCTGATAAAGGGGTTGGGAAATGTTGAAATCATGGAGATATTATTTCAGAACACTTTCGTG gcaTTATATTACTTCCGTGAAGCAATCCCGGTGTTTGAAAACCTATATCATTTAACCATTAGATGTGATGATGAGGAGGATTGTATGGCATTTCTACCATATTTGCTAAAGAAGTCTCCAAATCTAGAGACTCTTGTCATTGAT GGTCCACTGCACTACAATGAAGAACAACCTGAATCTGTTTGCAACTGCTTGTTGGGATATTCTTTCTTGTTGTCGTGTCCTATAAAGGTCCTACAGATAACCGATTACCGCGGAACAATTGGGGAGGTGGATCAATTGAAGCATTTTATAGAGAAACTGTCGTGTCTGAAGTTGGTGAAACTTCATTCTTGTGATAGACCTGACGTAGACAAGCAACACTTGATGATTCCCAGAGCTTCTTCAAAGTGCAAGATCAAGGTCACATTTTCCTGTTAG